atttgttttatttatttttttacacatgcatgtatttttttattggcctttttctttctcatttggaccaactttaaaatacaaattacaaaaaaaaagtaatacttatatattttaaattatatattatataggttatatattttactttatttcctgAACTTTTATgggacacaaaataaatatttattcttattataacaaagaaaaataataataataaagaaatatataaaaattatgtttagAAGCATTTAGCTTTTGAAAATTAACGTAACTACTCAaaagtcttatttttatttaatatttttctatgttaatttgtttatttttgttatttatctcACATTCCCTTAATTTGCTGAACGATATTCTATTTTCTAACTGTGTACTGAACTAAACACAAagaattgtttgttttgttttaagctCTGTTGGGTTTTGAAATGagttttaaattctaaaatccGAATTAAAACAGCAGAATTGATCAAAAACAGCCAATATTTTAagataatattattacagtttgatTTTAATGCACATCTCTTCAAACCTAGATTTTATATGAACACATTGCAGctgtttaattaaacatttaactcCGTTTGATCTGTTTGTGAATGTTGAAGATGTTTTTACCTTCTCTCGTCGCGCGGAGGGTTTTGAGTTCGCGTCCATTCAAATGCCGGTTTAATTTTAGATCATATTTAAGTAAAGTAAACTCACTTTTTATGAcctttagttctgtttgttgagaATTTGTTGCTTGCTgcaaaacaggaaataaaatacAAGCGCGCAAAGCAGCGGCGGTGAAGCCTGCGACGACAACATCCGGTCTGGAGATCTCTAAATAAAAGTCTCGAATCGCGAATTTTAAAGTTATGCACAATATTTATGTTATGGAGCTAACAACAGAGATATAATCGTGTAAAGTTAAagattttatttcttcaaataaaaacaaaaaacaaaacacatgctTAAGAACTGTTCATATGATCTATTTTgcataagtaataataataataaaaaaaacaaattattaggCTATATAATGTAAAATCAAACGGAAATGAACTGAGCAAGTGTTGCTATGGCTTGAGTGTTGCTCCGCGACTGACGCAAAAAAGTTAAAAGTCCCAATGTTTGCTTTTAAAATACTGTTAGACGataaatcacgattaatcgcattcaaaataaaagttttgtttactgtgtgtgtactttgtatatttattatgcatatacagGCCTAAATACGCCAACAaacatattatatacattaaaaatatttacatgtatatatttaaatccatatataatttatactacatataaatgtaaaaaatgtatatataagcaaactttttttaaatatatgcatgcatgagtgtgtattttatataaatcataaCTACATAGTGTACATACACATATTTTATGtaagcaaaaacttttattttgtatgcgattaatcgttGATAATCGTTTGACAGTAcaagcctttttttctctctaaataaTTAACAGCAAGATCTCAGTTTTTGCATATGACTTTGTTTTATTCCAAACATGGATTATGAAGAATTCAGCATTTTCCAGCTCTTCATTGAACACTGAGGAAAGTCCTGTTTTAACAGCAAACATGCTTTATTTAACctgtacttttttttaaactttcataTAATTAATCTGTACAAAGTTACTCTTTCATGGGCAAAAACTTTatacaaaattaaagttttttaataataataataataacaacccaTGATCATTTCTACACACTGAAGAGGCTGCAGTTGCATAAATGTTTGTTTGAATCTGACAGAAATGTTGGGTTAATCGCATCACTAAAAAGTCAGTTCTGAAGATCACAGGACATAACACATCAGGAACATAGCTCttatttttatctcaaaataagtCATCATCTGTCTCAAATTATCCTGCTTATTCTCCCAGAATGCCATGGGGTCTCTGTCCTGAGTGggggaaaatattaaataaaggtGAAACATGATGCATCTGAGGTGCTGAATAAGACAAAGTCTGTCGGTTTCTGATTGGGACGAGATACATGAGTGAGAGTTAAAAATACACCTTGAGAAAAGCTCAGCACAGAATCATACGGAAGCTTATTTCCACCATGGAATAACGAAATCAAAAAGGTGACTTTTTTCCTAGCAATtcggagtttatatctcacaatttagacttttttctcGCTTagttctcagaattgtgagacatacaTATcacctttttttattctgtcttgaaaaaaaaaaaaacagaattgcaagaaaaaagtcaaaagaaaaaaaatctgatttgcgAAAAAGTTTGAATTATGAGAAAAACGTCTGAATTCCGAGGAAAATTTCAGAATTgcgaaaaaaaatctgaattgcaagaaaaattttaaaagaaaaaaaatcagatttgcgaaaaagtctgaattatgagacAATTTCAGAattattggggaaaaaaatctgaattgcaagaaaaaagtcaaaataaaaaaatctgatttgcgAGAAAGTCTGCGTTATGAGAAAAACGTATGAATTACGAGAAAAATTCTAAATTGCGAACAAAAtgtgaattctgagaaaaaaatctgaGCTGTGAGTATGTGACTtggaattgcaagatataaaattgCAATTTGGAGAAAAAAGGCGTAACTGTAAGATTAGAAagttgtaattacattttatacatattttttcaaaggCAGACACAGGTTTCCACAGAATCGACACACAGGGGCAACGTAAAATCACTGTATTTTGATGTTGATCCTCTGAAAACTTTAAACTTAAAACTAACTTTTCTACTTAAAAAACACGAAACATGTCTGACGAAACACGTCATATCAAAACGTCAACATGCAGCTCATCCTCACAGTCACAGCTGATTCTCTGCATCCgagtataaaaataaacatttcaaagaaAGATCCATGTGAACTatctcagaataagagagaaacagactaatattagcgtagatgccattcttcaaatgatttctgatcaCTCTTCAAATGCTGTAAACATCAAACGAAGTCGGAGCAGCGGTTCATCAGGGAGACGAGGGCGATGAGGAGACGctcaggggtcaaaggtcaccagACGGCACATTTGTTGACCGGATGCATGGGCGACCCTTTGGGACAATGAAACACACGGCCGAACTCCTCGAACTGAGACACGCTGCCGATCACCCTGCAGACAGATACACATATAAACATCTGAATCAAAGACATATTCAAAGTTATTATAAACCAAAACTAAATACAAACTCacaaacaaagcaaacaaaaagcatttcttattttaaattaaataaaatgaataaatacataataaaacataatttaattgaatgtcaatgtcaagttttcatttattaaacttAATGTGAAAATaacaactgtatatatatatatatatatatatatatatatatatatatataaataaacattttaaagaaagatcTGTGTGAAATatctcggaataagagagaaacagactaatattagcgtagatgccattcttctaatgatttcTGAtcataatgtttattgcataattaataattaataataataacgacaaaaacagaagaaaatctagaactttaaattaattaaaaaaaaaaatatatatatatatatatatatatatatattcaaaatattaagaaaaaatcagtgataaataaatacatctttatttattaaaataacaaaatactaaaactgaaataaaaatgattaaactatattaaaaatatctaaaatgaattataatgataatttctttaataataaaaacaataataataattataataataatagaaatgacaaaaacataaaaatctagaactttaaatttagaaatgaaaaatgcacaaataaaaatataattaaaacaatttattaaacaaactataaaatctcagtgatactaaaataacaccggTCAAATTTCAGTGTCAAATATACAaggataaaacattttaaaataagtgaaTTAGTCTATATATTCATGAAGTGATATAAACGTGGCTTAATTAcactaatttgtttattttatttatttctgctttgattattttgtcagttttagtcaatagcattataaatgttacaatatttcaaattatttcaaagtACAGATTTAATCAGTTAAGCAttatgcaaaacaataacaacacaaagAAAGTCAACCTACAGTAGTTACCAATGAATCAGTCTCAAATCAGTAATATTTATGTTTGACTTAGTAAACGCCTCTAATGAGGAGAATTAATTAAGCTGTGTGTTATACCTGTAATGTTCAGGAGCGTGTTTATCTGTCAGCAGCTGCAGGTAAATCGACTGCGATCGTCTCTTCATACACCAGTTCTGTGATGCAAACATTTCAGAGCAGCTGGATATCACTGAAGCAGTATTAACTAATGCTGAATGAGCTAATCTTGGTGTACCTGAGCAAACGCGATGAAGAAGAGCTGCTCGTGTGTGTATTTGAGTCCGGGGAGAGGACGCTCCGGCCCGTGTTCACGAACCCACTTCTGATACGCCTGCAGACCGGCACAAATCAACATTCATAGATGATCACATGATAAATGATGTCATGCAATGTGAAAAAATCAGTGGAGTTTGGGAGCCACCTGCTGGCTATTTTTGGTATAACGCTAAAAATCTAACATTTTTGTGATATCAGCTTCAAATTTGGAGCATAACATAATTATGCATAAGGCTTTGATTTTtgtaaaaatgcttattttctaaagtagttttttttttgtacggtatatatatttttacagtatatgtaAACTTCTATAAATTTTTTacgttttcattttttaaaatgctttcacTTCAGCAATACCCTGctgattttctattttataaaaataatgtttttttcagtgttataAATTTTTCATGAAGTAAGACATATATCTAAGTCATTTAGCATCTGATTTAACAATATTTAGATGGTTGTACaggaaaacaaggaaaaataCTGAGGAATAAATCAATATTTGCAGTGTTTATGAAGTGcaatagaaataatatatataatagaaataatgAGTTTATGCAAACATtgcttaatatttcattattgtttaaatataGAACCTTTAATTTTCATATATGTTTTCAAGTTTTGTTAAATTTCGTGTTGGAACAGACCGACATTGTGATTCTGATGAAACTCACATAAAAAGACAACTTGAGTCCGCCCAGATCAGCGATGTTCTCACCCAGCGTCAGACGCCCGTTAACctgcacacacccacacacacacagacagatgggTTTAAGTGTGtacaatcagtgtgtgtgtgtgtgtgtgtgtgtgtgccggagagagagagagagagtgtgtgtgtgtaagtctgtgtctgtgtctgtgtgtgtgtttgtgtgtgtgtgtgtcggagagagagagagagagtgtgtgagtctgtgtgtgtgtgtgtgtgtgtgtgagtcggagtgtgtgtgtgtgtgcgtgtgtgtgagcctgagtgtgtgtgtgtgtgtgagtctgagtgtgtgtgtgtgtgagtctgagtgtgtgtgtgtgtgagtctgagtatgtgtttgtgtgtgagtctgagtgtgtgtgtgtgtgtgtgcgtgtgtgtgtgtgtgtgtgtgagtctgagtgtgtgtgtgtgtgtgagtctgagtgtgtgtgtgtgtgtgtgagtctgagtgtctgtgtgtgtgtgtgtgtgtgtgagtctgagtgtctgtgtgtgtgtgtgtgtgtgtgtgtgagagagagagtctgagtgtgtgtgtgtgtgtgtgtgagtctgagtgagtgtgtgtgtgtgtgtgtgtgtgagagtgtgtgttgtgtttgtgtgtgtgtgtgtgtgtgtgagtgtgtgtgtgtgtgtgtgttcttgtttttgtatcatatcaggacacaactgtgtataatgacatgggtatgacacaggtattacaaggagagggagacttatgaggacataacccatgtccccatttttcaaaacacttataaatcatacagaatgagtttttttgagaaagtaaaaatgcacaaagtttcctgtgagggttagggttaggtgtagggttggtgaagggagatagaatatacagtttctacagtataaaaaccattacacctatgggatgaacacactttacacaaaaacaaacatgtctgtgtgagtctgagtgagtgtgtgtgagtctgagtgagtgtgtgtgagtctgagtgtgtgtgtgtgtgttctgtaccCTCTGGTTGTACACAGTGAAGTTGTCGTACAGTTTGACGATACACTCCGCCTTCTTCTGAAACTTCCTGTACGACTCTTCAGTCCACCACTGCTTCAGGTTGCCATAGCGATCGTACTGCCCACCTATCAGCAAACAGAAACTCCAAATCAGAAAATGACATCATATGCTAAAATCCTAGAAAGTGACACGAGAGTGAGCCAGTCGTGATCTTCCGGATCATCCTTTAGATCCTGTACTTCACTGCTGCATGTGTGTTCTTCAGAGAGGGTCACATCTCTGTCTCTGGTGTCTGTGTCTCACCCCAGTCGTCGTATCCGTGTGTGAGCTCGTGACCGATGATCGCTCCGATTCCTCCGTAATTCAGTGACCTACAACACAGGAAAACCCTTCAGTCTTCACGTGCATCACAGTGCTGTGAACAGCAGGAGGCAGAAGAGAGTCACAGTACAATGCCACTTACTAACCTATAAAACaagcattaactgaaataaaatacaatacaacaaaatatattttagttcagTTAATTGTTTAGTAGTTTGAgctatttctcattttcatttagttcaatttgatttactaaaaataactatatagtgacgtgacattcagccaaatttggtgacccatactttgtgctctgcatgtaacccatccaaagtgcacacacacacacacacacacacacatacacacacacacacacacacacacacactgtgaacacacacccggagcagtgggcagccatttaaatacacactatatatatatatatatatatatatatatatatatatatatatat
This DNA window, taken from Carassius auratus strain Wakin unplaced genomic scaffold, ASM336829v1 scaf_tig00042755, whole genome shotgun sequence, encodes the following:
- the LOC113086130 gene encoding endothelin-converting enzyme-like 1, with the translated sequence VQELVEDIKHSLDQRLQELDWMDEETRGAARAKLQHMMVMTGYPDFLLKPELVDEEYGFDVNEKTYFRNVLNSIKYNIKLSVKKIQREVDKTTWLLPPQALNAYYLPNKNQMVFPAGILQPTLYDPEFPQSLNYGGIGAIIGHELTHGYDDWGGQYDRYGNLKQWWTEESYRKFQKKAECIVKLYDNFTVYNQRVNGRLTLGENIADLGGLKLSFYAYQKWVREHGPERPLPGLKYTHEQLFFIAFAQNWCMKRRSQSIYLQLLTDKHAPEHYRVIGSVSQFEEFGRVFHCPKGSPMHPVNKCAVW